The following proteins are co-located in the Paludisphaera rhizosphaerae genome:
- a CDS encoding PVC-type heme-binding CxxCH protein, whose protein sequence is MTHLLILLSGLLAAAPADSAPIRVLFLGDRGHHAPADRAAQITPVLALRGIDATYTEDVAALNLENLKKYDALLLYANIDEIAPDRAKALLDYVEGGGGFVPLHCASFCFRNSPECVALIGGQFKSHETGVFETTVADAEHPIMKGLVPFKTWDETYVHEKHNEKGRHVLQLRDQEPYTWSREQGKGRVFYTAYGHDSRTWEQPGFQALLERGIRWAVGRPVFDSRPTVTPGLTPAKVVAAAGDIPNYLPAQRFGSQGEPYRTMPEPLSPAESLKHLIVPKGFEPSLFAAEPAIAKPICATWDHLGRLWIAESFDYPNTKQSRGETGRDRIKICEDRDGDGKAETFTVFAEGLNIPTSLCYFDGGVIVLQAPDTLFLKDTDGDGKADVRKVLFTGWGTSDTHAGPSNLRYGLDGWIYGMVGYSAFKGVVGGENVDFGQGIYRFKPDGSKLEFLRSTSNNSWGLGFSEEGLVFASTANGCPSVFLGVPNRYYESVRGWSPAVLRMISATNHIYPETDKVRQVDNHGGFTAAAGHALYTARTYPAPYWNKTAFVSEPTGHLMATFTLQPKGSDFAAYNGWNLVSSDDEWTAPIWGEVGPDGHVWVIDWYNYIVQHNPTPQGFKTGKGNAYETPLRDKTHGRIHRILWKDAPALSWKPLDPADADGLVAALGSDNQFWRLHAQRLLIERGKPDVVPALLAMAADPKVDAIGLNAGAIHALWTLRGLGAVDGDAKARTAVLGALKHPSAGVRRNALQVAPHDAETVKAIVAAGLLNDADPQVRLAALLALADAPNTPEAGEAVAKALASGLGAGDRWLPDAATSAAAAHAEPFLKALAAIKADQEPSPTLLTIVGRVAEHHARGGPVDSIGGVLAAFADSAGSPFGRAIAQQVVLGEAKGWPADKRPALDAATEKALATLLEKLPAEGRGRLVALGSRWGSSAMKEAAEVVVKNLLADVDNEKVSDRGRADAAREVVEMRADDDAIAADLASRLSPRTSPALASGLIEALARGRARATGKALLEALPKMTPAARTAAVRALLGRAEWTADLLDAVDAGQIGWDVFALDQKQALASHPDKKLAERASALIARGGALPDADRQAVVDRLSKVVLEGGDAARGKQVFTAQCAKCHKHSGEGGEVGPDLSGMASHPRAELLVHVVDPSRSVEGNFVQYTVATTDGRVFNGLLASESRTAVEILDAEAKTHSILREDIEEMAASKKSIMPEGFEQQLGEAGLKDVLAFLTARGKYLPLDLRKAADVVTTRGMFHGSESPVERLIFADWKPKEFQGVPYQLIDPKGDRVPNAIMLYGPIGEVAPKMPRSVAIDCNAPAKAIHILGGIGGWAYNGGEPRKTTSMVVRLHYADGKTEDHALLDGVHLADYIRPVDVPGSDSAFVLRGRQVRHVKVEPERPSETISRIELVKGEDQTAPVVMAVTVETE, encoded by the coding sequence ATGACGCACCTCCTGATCCTCCTGTCGGGGCTGCTAGCGGCCGCACCGGCCGACTCGGCTCCGATCCGCGTGCTGTTCCTCGGCGACCGCGGCCATCACGCGCCGGCCGACCGCGCCGCCCAGATTACGCCGGTGCTGGCTCTCCGAGGGATTGACGCGACCTACACGGAGGACGTCGCCGCTCTGAACCTGGAGAATCTCAAGAAGTACGACGCCCTGCTGCTGTACGCCAACATCGACGAGATCGCCCCCGATCGGGCGAAGGCGCTGCTGGATTACGTCGAGGGGGGCGGCGGGTTCGTGCCGCTCCACTGCGCGTCGTTCTGCTTCCGGAACTCGCCGGAGTGCGTCGCCCTGATCGGCGGTCAGTTCAAGAGCCATGAGACGGGGGTCTTCGAGACGACGGTCGCCGATGCCGAACACCCGATCATGAAAGGGCTCGTCCCGTTCAAGACCTGGGACGAGACCTACGTCCACGAGAAGCACAACGAGAAGGGCCGCCACGTCTTGCAGCTCCGCGACCAGGAGCCGTACACCTGGTCCCGAGAACAGGGGAAGGGCCGCGTCTTTTATACGGCCTACGGCCACGACTCGCGGACGTGGGAGCAGCCCGGATTTCAGGCTTTGCTGGAGCGCGGGATTCGCTGGGCGGTCGGCCGGCCGGTCTTCGACTCGCGGCCGACAGTGACGCCCGGCCTGACGCCCGCGAAGGTCGTCGCGGCCGCCGGCGACATCCCCAACTACCTTCCCGCGCAGCGCTTCGGCTCGCAGGGCGAACCCTACCGCACGATGCCCGAGCCGCTCTCGCCGGCGGAGTCGCTCAAACATCTGATCGTCCCCAAGGGATTCGAGCCCTCCCTCTTCGCCGCCGAACCCGCCATCGCCAAGCCCATCTGCGCGACGTGGGACCACCTGGGCCGGCTCTGGATCGCCGAGAGCTTCGACTACCCCAACACCAAGCAGAGCCGGGGTGAGACCGGCCGCGACCGGATCAAGATCTGCGAGGATCGCGACGGCGACGGCAAGGCCGAGACCTTCACCGTCTTCGCCGAGGGCCTGAACATCCCGACGAGCCTCTGCTATTTCGACGGCGGCGTGATCGTGCTCCAGGCGCCGGACACGCTCTTCCTCAAGGACACGGACGGCGACGGCAAGGCCGACGTCCGCAAGGTGCTCTTCACCGGCTGGGGGACCAGCGACACCCACGCCGGGCCGAGCAACCTCCGCTACGGGCTCGACGGCTGGATCTACGGCATGGTCGGCTACTCGGCCTTCAAGGGCGTCGTCGGCGGCGAGAACGTGGACTTCGGCCAGGGGATCTACCGGTTCAAGCCCGACGGCTCCAAGCTGGAGTTCCTCCGCAGCACGTCCAACAACTCGTGGGGTTTGGGTTTCAGCGAGGAGGGCCTGGTCTTCGCCTCCACGGCCAACGGCTGCCCGAGCGTCTTTCTGGGCGTGCCGAACCGGTATTACGAGTCGGTCCGCGGCTGGTCGCCGGCCGTGCTGCGGATGATCTCCGCGACCAACCACATCTACCCCGAGACCGACAAGGTCCGACAGGTCGACAACCACGGCGGCTTCACCGCGGCCGCCGGCCACGCCCTCTACACGGCCCGGACCTATCCGGCGCCCTACTGGAACAAGACCGCGTTCGTCTCCGAGCCGACGGGGCACCTGATGGCCACGTTCACGCTCCAGCCCAAGGGGAGCGACTTCGCCGCGTACAACGGCTGGAACCTCGTCTCCAGCGACGACGAATGGACGGCGCCGATCTGGGGAGAGGTCGGACCCGACGGCCACGTCTGGGTCATCGACTGGTACAACTACATTGTGCAGCACAACCCGACGCCCCAGGGCTTCAAGACGGGTAAAGGGAACGCCTACGAGACCCCGCTCCGCGACAAGACCCACGGCCGAATCCACCGGATCCTCTGGAAAGACGCGCCGGCCCTTTCGTGGAAGCCCCTCGACCCCGCCGACGCCGACGGCCTGGTCGCGGCGCTCGGGAGCGACAACCAGTTCTGGCGGCTGCACGCCCAGCGCCTGTTGATCGAACGCGGCAAGCCCGACGTCGTCCCCGCGCTGCTGGCGATGGCCGCCGACCCGAAGGTCGACGCGATCGGACTGAACGCCGGCGCGATCCACGCCCTCTGGACGCTCCGCGGCCTGGGGGCCGTCGACGGCGACGCCAAGGCCCGCACGGCCGTGCTGGGGGCGCTCAAGCATCCCTCGGCCGGCGTGAGACGGAACGCCCTGCAGGTCGCCCCGCACGACGCCGAGACCGTCAAGGCGATCGTGGCCGCCGGCCTGTTGAACGACGCCGATCCCCAGGTCCGGCTGGCGGCGCTCCTCGCCCTGGCCGACGCGCCGAACACCCCCGAAGCCGGCGAGGCCGTGGCGAAGGCGCTGGCCTCCGGCCTCGGCGCCGGCGACCGCTGGCTCCCCGACGCCGCCACCAGCGCTGCGGCGGCCCACGCCGAACCCTTCCTCAAGGCCCTGGCCGCGATCAAGGCGGATCAGGAGCCTTCGCCGACCTTGCTGACGATCGTCGGCCGGGTCGCCGAGCACCACGCTCGCGGCGGGCCGGTCGATTCGATCGGCGGCGTGCTGGCCGCGTTCGCCGACTCGGCGGGCTCGCCGTTCGGCCGCGCGATCGCGCAGCAGGTCGTGCTCGGCGAGGCCAAGGGCTGGCCCGCCGACAAGCGGCCGGCGCTCGACGCGGCGACCGAGAAGGCTCTCGCCACGCTGCTGGAGAAGCTCCCCGCGGAGGGGCGCGGCCGGCTCGTCGCGCTCGGCTCGCGCTGGGGAAGCTCGGCGATGAAGGAGGCCGCCGAGGTCGTCGTGAAGAACCTGCTGGCAGACGTAGACAACGAGAAGGTGTCCGATCGCGGACGCGCCGACGCCGCCCGGGAGGTCGTCGAGATGCGTGCGGACGACGATGCGATCGCCGCCGACCTGGCGAGCCGGCTCTCGCCACGCACGTCCCCCGCGCTGGCCTCGGGTCTGATCGAGGCCCTCGCTCGCGGTCGCGCCCGGGCGACGGGCAAGGCGCTGCTGGAAGCCCTGCCCAAGATGACGCCGGCCGCTCGCACGGCGGCCGTCCGCGCGCTGCTCGGCCGGGCCGAATGGACGGCCGACCTGCTCGACGCCGTCGACGCCGGCCAGATCGGCTGGGACGTCTTCGCACTCGACCAGAAGCAGGCGCTGGCCTCGCATCCTGACAAGAAGCTGGCGGAGCGGGCCTCCGCTCTGATCGCGCGGGGCGGGGCGCTTCCAGACGCCGACCGTCAGGCCGTCGTCGATCGGTTGTCGAAGGTGGTTCTGGAAGGGGGAGACGCCGCCCGCGGCAAGCAGGTCTTCACGGCCCAGTGCGCCAAGTGCCACAAGCACAGCGGCGAGGGGGGGGAGGTCGGCCCGGACCTCAGCGGCATGGCCTCTCACCCGAGGGCGGAGCTGCTCGTCCACGTCGTCGACCCCAGCCGGAGCGTCGAGGGGAACTTCGTCCAGTACACGGTGGCCACGACCGACGGCCGGGTCTTCAACGGCCTGCTGGCGTCGGAATCGCGCACGGCCGTCGAGATCCTCGACGCCGAGGCGAAGACCCACTCGATCCTCCGCGAGGACATCGAGGAAATGGCCGCCTCGAAGAAGTCGATCATGCCCGAGGGCTTCGAGCAGCAGCTCGGCGAGGCGGGCCTCAAGGACGTGCTCGCCTTCCTCACGGCGCGCGGCAAGTACCTGCCGTTGGACCTCCGCAAGGCGGCCGACGTCGTCACCACCCGGGGGATGTTCCACGGCTCGGAGTCGCCCGTCGAGCGGCTGATCTTCGCCGACTGGAAGCCCAAGGAGTTCCAGGGCGTGCCCTACCAGCTCATCGACCCGAAGGGGGACCGCGTCCCGAACGCGATCATGCTCTACGGTCCGATCGGCGAGGTCGCTCCGAAGATGCCCCGCTCGGTGGCCATCGACTGCAACGCGCCGGCGAAGGCGATCCACATCCTCGGCGGGATCGGCGGCTGGGCGTACAACGGCGGCGAGCCGCGCAAGACCACCTCGATGGTCGTCCGCCTGCACTACGCCGACGGCAAAACCGAAGACCACGCGCTGCTCGACGGCGTCCATCTCGCCGACTACATCCGGCCGGTCGACGTCCCCGGTTCGGACTCGGCGTTCGTCCTCCGCGGTCGGCAGGTCCGCCACGTCAAGGTCGAGCCCGAACGCCCCTCGGAGACGATCTCGCGGATCGAGCTGGTCAAGGGCGAGGACCAGACCGCGCCGGTCGTCATGGCCGTGACGGTGGAAACCGAGTGA
- a CDS encoding flagellar biosynthesis anti-sigma factor FlgM codes for MEIFGAGGAQGPQPIYPRLASFSVDAGETVHAGAPRDQVEISPLGQMLDGISRLPEIRHERVEEIRRQIAEGTYDTPERLELALDRMLSEFLG; via the coding sequence ATGGAAATCTTCGGCGCAGGGGGCGCGCAAGGCCCTCAACCCATTTACCCGCGGCTGGCCTCGTTCAGCGTGGACGCCGGCGAAACCGTCCATGCTGGGGCTCCTCGCGACCAGGTCGAGATCTCGCCCCTGGGCCAGATGCTCGACGGCATCAGCCGTCTTCCTGAGATCCGTCACGAACGGGTCGAAGAGATCCGCCGCCAGATCGCCGAGGGGACTTACGACACCCCTGAACGGCTTGAGCTGGCCCTCGACCGGATGCTCTCCGAGTTCCTCGGCTGA
- a CDS encoding ABC transporter permease subunit: MRTSSLKEQPVTDARRGLWFGLGPVFAFETRSCSRRWQWYAGRALFVAMLLAALAFVHHYRPANATTIQGMAKLGQNFYIALVGMQLTLVLLAAPAATAGAVCHDRATGMMTHVLTTDLTPAEIVVGKLAARLVPVLGLIACGLPLAALLTLLGGVDPDALFGAFLVTLGVAVLGCSLAFAFSLWAKKPHEALLGAFAVWALWLLGRPFVNLLNSAFGLALNVPPMLDNPYALCFRPYWWPGSVSAEDYVWFAGLCLAASAALTGLSILMLRRVCTRTDVPRKSSLRGRLAAIGERINPFRWFPEPRLDFNPVLWREWRRTQPSGLGRVISGLYALVAATASVGAIVAPRSTFAMAWVNGLQVSIGMLLLAVAAATALAEERVRGSLDVLMTTTLSTREIVVGKWLGTFRRVPSLALLPTLVVLCGDPWKSFYIPTILTTFLFVLVCGAAVSALGLLAATWCSQPGRAVAATVSIYVLIAVVPLFVGGFLGGPNNEGAMMLSPFFFAGELAADLCTRGAGRQHIDAAFKWICVYGVLAATLIVLTLRTFNHCLGRVEDGWAQAGGVRPTRRFAAPPRPNLGDQQS, translated from the coding sequence GTGCGCACGTCTTCGTTGAAGGAGCAGCCTGTGACGGACGCTCGGCGTGGTCTTTGGTTCGGCCTCGGTCCGGTCTTCGCCTTCGAGACGCGGTCGTGCTCGCGACGGTGGCAGTGGTACGCGGGCAGGGCGTTGTTCGTGGCGATGCTGCTGGCGGCGCTGGCGTTCGTCCACCACTACCGTCCGGCCAACGCGACGACGATTCAGGGAATGGCGAAGCTGGGCCAGAACTTCTACATCGCGCTGGTCGGGATGCAGTTGACGCTGGTGCTGCTGGCCGCGCCGGCAGCCACGGCGGGGGCCGTCTGCCACGACCGGGCGACGGGCATGATGACGCACGTCTTGACGACGGACCTCACCCCCGCCGAGATCGTCGTGGGGAAGCTGGCCGCGCGGTTGGTTCCCGTCCTGGGCCTGATCGCCTGCGGGCTGCCGCTCGCGGCGCTCCTGACGCTGCTGGGGGGAGTCGATCCCGATGCGCTCTTCGGCGCGTTCCTGGTCACGTTGGGCGTGGCGGTGCTGGGGTGTTCGCTGGCCTTCGCGTTCTCGCTCTGGGCGAAGAAGCCGCACGAGGCTCTGCTGGGGGCGTTCGCCGTCTGGGCCCTCTGGCTGCTGGGCCGGCCGTTCGTCAACCTGCTGAATTCCGCCTTTGGACTGGCGCTGAACGTCCCGCCGATGCTCGACAACCCCTACGCCCTTTGCTTCCGCCCCTACTGGTGGCCGGGCTCGGTCTCGGCCGAGGATTACGTGTGGTTCGCGGGCCTCTGCCTGGCGGCCTCAGCGGCGCTGACGGGCCTGTCGATCCTGATGCTCCGACGCGTCTGCACGCGGACGGACGTCCCTCGCAAGTCGAGCCTGCGCGGCCGGCTCGCGGCGATCGGCGAGCGGATCAACCCATTCCGATGGTTCCCGGAACCACGGCTGGACTTCAACCCGGTCCTCTGGCGCGAGTGGCGGCGGACTCAGCCGTCCGGGTTGGGTCGGGTGATCAGCGGGCTCTATGCGCTCGTGGCGGCGACGGCCAGCGTGGGGGCGATCGTCGCGCCAAGGTCGACCTTCGCGATGGCCTGGGTCAACGGTTTGCAGGTCTCGATCGGGATGCTCTTGCTAGCGGTCGCGGCGGCGACGGCGCTGGCCGAGGAGCGGGTCCGCGGCAGCCTCGACGTCCTGATGACGACGACCCTGTCCACCCGCGAGATCGTGGTAGGCAAGTGGCTGGGGACCTTTCGGCGCGTCCCCTCGCTGGCCTTGCTGCCGACGCTGGTCGTCCTCTGCGGCGATCCGTGGAAGTCCTTCTACATCCCAACCATTCTCACGACGTTCCTGTTCGTCCTCGTCTGCGGCGCGGCGGTCTCGGCGCTGGGCCTGCTGGCGGCGACGTGGTGCTCCCAACCGGGCCGCGCGGTGGCCGCGACGGTCTCGATCTACGTCCTGATCGCCGTCGTCCCGCTGTTCGTCGGCGGCTTCCTGGGCGGCCCCAATAACGAGGGGGCGATGATGCTCAGCCCGTTCTTCTTCGCCGGCGAACTCGCCGCCGACCTCTGCACGCGGGGCGCCGGCCGCCAACACATCGACGCGGCGTTCAAATGGATCTGCGTTTACGGCGTCCTGGCCGCAACCTTGATCGTCCTGACCCTCCGCACCTTCAACCACTGCCTGGGCCGCGTTGAGGACGGCTGGGCCCAAGCGGGCGGGGTCCGGCCGACACGGAGGTTCGCGGCCCCGCCTCGACCGAACCTCGGCGATCAGCAATCGTGA
- a CDS encoding porin, translated as MLRTLAAIPLLLLAFEGAVGGEEPSTADVLKELMKRIDTLEEQNKDLRNKLEKSGEAENPDEQLRRQVQELQDRLNAIEKNREPHLPAAIEDKDVEPAPAAGTREDGSFSDYMDGKVVEPSKKPGVVAKKPDAGGEPPKADAPTKAPTEFVVGKQKKMSGEWNNGLQFRSEDDAFSLHVGGRVDFDNVWYQPTAKNMRFGSDNATRLADGSSFRRMRLRTDGRLYDWVDFVFEVNFANLQDFSNQSAAATTVGAVGITDSNLTFREIPVLGNVRVGHFLAPISLEHMTSSNFVYYMERSPQFDAFVNRFDYVNGINFFNTYLHDRVTLSSALFRSGSTTINPFGAGAGDGEYAFAIRSTGLPIYEDGGRKLIHLGMTVMERTLDNHSSSPGDRALVRAGATKTDLPNVMQTGTFYSPYGEYYLNPEIAMILGRFSLSGEYLWSFAPSAYTGMTANSVLSGPVGRLDYHGFYVESGYFLTRGDYRRYNKKQGSWDRTVPLENAWCMRGPDGKLSTGRGAVQLLARFSYLDLVSGDPVLTAKAGARAGVENDVTLGVAWYINPQANMQVNYVHTQINSVLRSASGSFDGLGLRFHYDF; from the coding sequence TTGCTCCGAACGCTTGCGGCCATCCCCTTGTTGCTCCTGGCGTTCGAAGGCGCCGTCGGAGGCGAAGAGCCGTCGACCGCGGACGTCCTGAAGGAGCTCATGAAGCGGATCGACACGCTCGAAGAGCAAAACAAGGATCTTCGAAACAAGCTGGAGAAGTCGGGAGAGGCCGAGAACCCCGACGAACAGCTCAGGCGGCAAGTGCAGGAGCTTCAGGATCGCCTGAACGCCATCGAGAAGAACCGCGAGCCCCATCTGCCGGCGGCCATCGAGGACAAGGACGTCGAACCAGCACCAGCCGCCGGAACGCGTGAAGACGGATCGTTCAGCGATTACATGGACGGCAAGGTCGTCGAGCCCTCGAAAAAGCCGGGAGTCGTCGCCAAGAAGCCCGACGCCGGAGGAGAGCCGCCGAAGGCCGACGCCCCAACCAAGGCGCCCACGGAATTCGTCGTCGGCAAGCAGAAGAAGATGAGCGGGGAGTGGAACAACGGGCTCCAGTTCCGGTCCGAGGATGACGCGTTCTCGCTCCACGTCGGCGGTCGCGTCGATTTCGACAACGTCTGGTATCAGCCGACCGCCAAGAACATGCGATTCGGCAGCGACAACGCGACGCGATTGGCGGACGGCAGCTCGTTCCGGCGTATGCGTCTACGAACCGACGGCCGGCTCTACGACTGGGTCGACTTCGTCTTCGAGGTCAACTTCGCCAACCTTCAGGACTTCTCCAACCAGAGCGCCGCGGCCACCACGGTCGGAGCGGTCGGCATCACCGATTCGAACCTAACCTTCCGCGAGATCCCCGTACTCGGGAACGTCCGGGTCGGCCACTTCCTGGCTCCGATCAGCCTGGAGCACATGACCAGCTCGAACTTCGTCTACTACATGGAACGGTCGCCGCAGTTCGACGCGTTCGTGAACCGATTCGACTACGTCAACGGCATCAACTTCTTCAACACCTATCTGCATGATCGTGTCACGCTCTCGTCGGCCCTCTTCCGCTCGGGGAGCACGACGATCAACCCGTTCGGCGCGGGAGCCGGAGACGGTGAGTACGCCTTCGCCATCCGGAGCACCGGCCTCCCCATCTACGAGGACGGCGGCCGCAAGCTGATCCACCTCGGCATGACGGTCATGGAGCGCACGCTGGACAACCACAGCTCGTCGCCCGGCGACCGAGCCCTGGTGCGCGCGGGCGCCACCAAGACCGACCTCCCCAACGTCATGCAGACCGGCACCTTCTACTCCCCGTACGGCGAGTATTACCTGAACCCGGAGATCGCGATGATCCTGGGGCGGTTCTCGCTCTCGGGTGAGTACCTTTGGTCGTTCGCCCCCTCGGCCTACACCGGGATGACGGCTAACTCCGTCCTCTCCGGCCCCGTGGGGAGGCTCGACTATCACGGCTTCTATGTGGAGTCGGGCTACTTCCTCACCCGGGGCGACTACCGCCGATACAACAAGAAGCAAGGGAGCTGGGACCGGACGGTCCCCCTCGAAAACGCCTGGTGCATGAGAGGCCCGGACGGGAAGCTCAGCACCGGCCGAGGCGCGGTCCAACTGCTTGCGAGATTCAGCTATCTGGACCTGGTGTCCGGAGACCCGGTTCTGACGGCCAAGGCCGGGGCGCGGGCCGGCGTCGAGAATGACGTGACGCTCGGCGTCGCCTGGTACATCAACCCCCAGGCGAACATGCAGGTCAACTACGTCCACACCCAGATCAACTCGGTGCTCCGCAGCGCGAGCGGAAGCTTCGACGGACTCGGCCTCCGCTTCCACTACGACTTCTAA
- a CDS encoding glycoside hydrolase family 2 protein, whose amino-acid sequence MRRILLGALLAALPAVGLADDAKPWAPASGTLKTKWAANVDPVTVHSEYPRPQLVREKWTNLNGLWDYAVRPAAEAKPEAFEGQILVPFPIESALSGVRKGVQPDERLWYRRTFPLAKPAAGTRFLLHFGAVDWEANVFVNGKAVGSHKGGFDPFTFDVTDALDLSKEDQEVVVAVADPSDTGSQPRGKQVLKPHGIWYTAVTGIWQTVWLEPVPAARIDSLKIVPDVDAKAVQITANVVGGEAGKPVRFAVFDGDKVVAHVMGAAGEPVAIPLDDPKLWSPDSPFLYDLRADLGDGGDAVGSYFGMRKIALGKDEAGVLRLMLNNKPLFQYGPLDQGWWPDGLYTAPTDEALKYDLDVTKKLNFNMIRKHVKVEPDRWYRHCDEMGFLVWQDMPSADNKTDESRAGFDTEWKAIIDALHNHPSIVMWVPFNEGWGQHDTERVTAWTKEYDPSRLVNNASGWTDKGVGDVHDMHNYPGPGMPPLEENRAVVLGEFGGLGLPMEGHTFTDKGNWGYVSFKDTNELGARYLGLIDRLKVLAGMGLTAGVYTQTTDVEVEVNGFMTYDREVLKFPAETVASAHAGLYDTKTTYRTTQLVPTAKSGPQPWKYTTDTPADGWNQPDFDDSAWPTGMSGFGSARRELAPMNTVWNTPEIRLRKEFTLAEAPKGEVWLDVQHDDDVEVFLNGVSVLKLPKHVNNYQLTPLGPEAFQTLKPGKNVIAVSCRQDRGGQYIDVGVLQVDKITP is encoded by the coding sequence TTGAGACGCATCCTCCTCGGCGCTCTGCTGGCCGCGTTGCCGGCTGTGGGCCTCGCCGACGACGCGAAGCCCTGGGCGCCCGCGTCGGGAACCCTGAAGACCAAGTGGGCCGCGAACGTCGATCCGGTCACGGTCCACTCTGAGTATCCTCGCCCGCAACTCGTCCGCGAGAAGTGGACGAACCTCAACGGCCTGTGGGACTACGCCGTCCGACCGGCGGCCGAGGCGAAGCCCGAGGCGTTCGAGGGCCAGATCCTCGTCCCGTTTCCGATCGAGTCGGCCCTCAGCGGCGTGCGCAAGGGCGTGCAGCCGGACGAGCGGCTCTGGTACCGCCGCACCTTCCCGCTGGCGAAGCCCGCCGCCGGCACGCGGTTCCTGCTCCACTTCGGCGCCGTCGACTGGGAGGCGAACGTCTTCGTCAACGGCAAGGCGGTCGGCAGCCACAAGGGGGGCTTCGACCCGTTCACCTTCGACGTCACCGACGCGCTCGACCTCTCGAAAGAAGACCAGGAAGTCGTCGTCGCCGTCGCCGACCCCTCCGACACGGGGAGCCAGCCCCGGGGCAAGCAGGTGCTCAAGCCCCACGGCATCTGGTACACGGCCGTCACGGGCATTTGGCAGACCGTCTGGCTGGAGCCGGTCCCCGCGGCGCGGATCGACTCGCTGAAGATCGTGCCGGACGTGGACGCCAAGGCCGTCCAGATCACGGCGAACGTCGTCGGCGGCGAGGCCGGCAAGCCGGTCCGGTTCGCGGTCTTCGACGGCGATAAGGTCGTCGCCCACGTGATGGGCGCGGCGGGCGAGCCGGTCGCGATCCCGCTGGACGATCCCAAGCTCTGGAGCCCGGATTCTCCGTTCCTCTACGACCTGCGCGCGGACCTCGGCGACGGGGGCGACGCGGTGGGCTCTTACTTCGGCATGCGGAAGATCGCGCTGGGCAAGGACGAGGCCGGCGTGCTCCGGCTGATGTTGAACAACAAGCCGCTGTTCCAGTACGGCCCGCTCGACCAGGGCTGGTGGCCGGACGGCCTCTACACGGCTCCCACGGACGAGGCCCTCAAGTACGACCTCGACGTGACGAAGAAGCTCAACTTCAACATGATCCGCAAGCACGTGAAGGTCGAGCCCGACCGCTGGTACCGCCATTGCGACGAGATGGGCTTCCTCGTGTGGCAGGACATGCCCTCGGCCGACAACAAGACGGACGAATCCAGGGCCGGCTTCGACACTGAGTGGAAGGCGATCATCGACGCCCTCCACAACCACCCGTCGATCGTCATGTGGGTCCCGTTCAACGAGGGCTGGGGCCAGCACGACACCGAGCGCGTCACCGCCTGGACCAAGGAGTACGACCCTTCCCGGCTGGTGAACAACGCCAGCGGCTGGACAGACAAGGGCGTCGGCGACGTCCACGACATGCACAACTACCCCGGCCCCGGGATGCCTCCGCTCGAAGAAAACCGGGCCGTCGTCCTGGGCGAGTTCGGCGGCCTCGGCCTGCCGATGGAAGGTCACACGTTCACCGACAAGGGGAACTGGGGCTACGTCAGCTTCAAGGATACGAACGAGCTGGGCGCGCGCTACCTCGGCCTGATCGACCGGCTGAAGGTCCTCGCCGGCATGGGCCTCACCGCCGGGGTCTACACCCAGACGACGGACGTTGAGGTCGAGGTCAACGGCTTCATGACCTACGATCGCGAGGTCCTGAAGTTCCCCGCCGAGACCGTCGCCTCGGCCCACGCGGGGCTGTACGACACGAAGACGACGTATCGGACCACCCAGCTGGTCCCCACCGCCAAGTCCGGCCCGCAGCCGTGGAAGTACACCACGGACACCCCCGCCGACGGCTGGAACCAGCCCGACTTCGACGACTCCGCCTGGCCTACGGGCATGAGCGGATTCGGCTCGGCCCGTCGGGAACTGGCCCCGATGAACACCGTGTGGAACACCCCGGAGATCCGCCTCCGCAAGGAGTTCACGCTGGCCGAGGCCCCCAAGGGCGAGGTCTGGCTGGACGTCCAGCATGACGACGACGTGGAGGTCTTCCTCAACGGCGTCTCGGTACTCAAGTTGCCCAAGCATGTGAACAACTACCAGTTGACCCCGCTCGGCCCCGAGGCCTTTCAGACGCTCAAGCCCGGCAAGAACGTGATCGCCGTCTCCTGCCGACAGGACCGCGGCGGCCAGTACATCGACGTCGGCGTCCTCCAGGTCGACAAGATCACCCCCTGA